The DNA segment GCAGAAAGGCCCCGAAGAAGCCGGGATTGTTCCAGCCTGATTTGGTGATGACATCGGTTTTGCGCCCCAGCGGCACGAACTCGATCGATTCGCTTCCCTTAAGCAAAAAATCGGCGCTGAATTCATACCTATCCTTGTTGACCGTCAACTTGACAGGGGCGTAAAAGCCGCTTTTGAAAATATTGTAGTATCGTGTCCCGGGACTGACATCGCACGGTGTTCCGTTCCAGAGCAAAGCGACATCGCTGCTGATTCCCCTGAGGTCGCTTATATTGTATGACAGATAGAAGTCTTTGGTATCACCCGGTTTGCTTTGGGCATCTAAAAAGTCGGCACTTATAAAACTCCCTTTCATTTGGATTTTGGCATTATACAGGACAACTTCATAAATGCCGCGATGCCGTATTTCCGGCACCAGTTCGCATGAGATAATAAGACTATCCGGGAGATAATGCCGGTAGCCCAAATTTTCTATCAAGTTACCGTCCTTGTCACGAAAACCGGTTCGGCTTTCCTTTGTCAAAATGGGCCCGGCCACCATCTGGTAACTCGCCCAGCTTTTGTAAACTTCGTCACAGGCAGTCGCCCGGTAATTCTGCCTTTCTTTTATCAGAGATTGAATCATCAGCAAAGGTATCAGCAAAACGATTATTACGACAATAATTAAAAAGATTCTTAATATTAGCGATTCTCTCAGCATTTGACACTCCCGCCTTTGAAATTATGCGACCGCCGGCATATAATACCGTTATGCGGCATCGACTAAGCATTATTATCTATGTCGGCCCTGCTATTGCTTTTTTGAGTAATCCACTTGGTCTTGTCAATAAATTTACCGAACCCAACTTTTCATACACCTGTCAAAGATATGAAGTTCAATTTGAAATGCGTAAAAATCAATGTATTAAAATAAAAAGACAGTGGATGGTGAAACCTCCTCCATTCGGAGAGTAGATTGAGTAGTTGCCCCCGGCCCTCTCCTTGGTGCTTTCCTCGAATTTCCATGAATTTGTTGCTTCATCTTAAAATTCCGCGACCCTGAAGAGATTTGGTCGATCCCATGTTGCAAAGGCTCTACATCTTAATTATAATTAATAAATGAAGGGAAAATCGAACATTCAATTTATCTTTCTCATATTAATAGTCGCTCTCTACCTGTTCCACGCTCTCAATCTTTCTTTCACTCAGGATGATTCCTATATCTCGTACCGTTATGTGCAAAACTTCCTCGACGGCAAAGGGCTGGTCTTCAATCCGGGGGAATATGTCGAAGGTTACACCAACTTTCTATTGATAATCATTCTGATTTTTTTCGGCAAACTGGGAATCAACTATATAATCGCCTCCAAAGCGATTGGACTAGTCTCGGGGACCGGGATATTGATTCTATCTTTCCTCTGGGGCAAAAAATATTCGCGGGGCGGAATCTCCGAAATCATTCCTTCGGCCGTACCCCTGCTTCTGGCCTCAAACGCCGCCTTCGCCTATTGGTCGATGTCGGGAATGGAAACCACTCTTTTTGCTTTGTTAATTTTTCTCGGACTGTACCTGGCTTCGGAAAATAGTCTCCTTTATGTCCCGGTTCTCGCCCTGGGTGCTTTGACCCGCCCCGATGGTGCTGTTGTTTTCGGATCCATAATCTTGTATAAAATTATCTCTCGAAATTCTTCACTTCGTGCGGCAAGTCGCGACATAGCGCTCTTTGTCCTTCTGCTATTGCCCCAATTTATTTTCCGCATCTTCTATTATCATGATCTTCTGCCGAATACCTTTTATGCCAAAACCGGCTGGTCGCTGGCTTATATCGGGAGGGGACTGGAATATATCTGGCTCTCCTTAAGGCACTACGGCCTCTTCGGTCTGCTTTTTATCGTTCCGATTCTGGCCTGGAGAATTATGGATAGAAAACTGCGGCTGGTCTTTTTTGTATCGCTCCTGTTTGCCCTGTATATAATCTGGGTGGGAGGCGATGTCTTTCACGAGCACCGCTTCTTTGTCAGTATGATCCCGGCCTATTATCTTGTTTTTGTAATAGGGACATCATTGCTGTCCGGGAAGCTCTTTCAGTCAAACAGGACGTGGCGGATTGCTATGGTATCCTTATTCCTGACAGTTTTTCTGATTTTGACAGTCATCTTACCATTCGATGAAATGCGCAGCAGCCGCGAAGCAATGAAAAGTCTGGTCGGCAAGATGGGGAACTGGGCGACCGTTCTTAACCATTCTCTGCCGGGGCATTATACCATCGCCTGCGCCACCATAGGCGCACTCGGATATTATGGCCACGGCGACCTTATTGATATGGTCGGGCTGACCGACCGGACCATCGCCAAAGAACCCCAGCCGCCTGTTCCCGGTATCGCCTCCGACTGGCGCGAAAAAAACTACAATATTCCTTACCTGATGCGTCGCAAACCGGATTTTATACTCTTCTCCACCGGCATCAAGCCGACCGCCCCGGCCGAAAAGGCCCTCTTTCTGTCGTCCGTTTTTCGCCGCGACTATTACCCGGTCTTTTATGAAGGGCAAAAATCGATGGCGATCTATAAGCGTCTTTCCGACAGCACCGGCGCCGACCGATATTTCGCCGACCCGCACTTTGTGGATTTATTTATCGATGCCCTCAATGCCTTTGGGACTCATAATTACGATGCCGCCTATGAACTGGCCGGCCGGTCGGTTCAGTCGGGTCCCGAAGATTTCTATCTGCCGGTGGTGCTGATGGGTGAGGTGCGGATGGCTCAGGGGAGATTCGACGAGGGCGTCCCTCTTCTGCAGCGAGCCGATTCCATCGCCGGGGGCCGGGCCATTATCGCCGACGCCGTTCTGGAAAAATATTTCGCCGATAAAGGAAATAGATCTGCCGCCAGTGCATATCGTAAAAATATTGAGTCATACAACCATCTTGATTGAATCCTGTAATCTGATAAAGAAAAATTTC comes from the Candidatus Zixiibacteriota bacterium genome and includes:
- a CDS encoding Inner membrane protein CreD-like protein, with protein sequence MLRESLILRIFLIIVVIIVLLIPLLMIQSLIKERQNYRATACDEVYKSWASYQMVAGPILTKESRTGFRDKDGNLIENLGYRHYLPDSLIISCELVPEIRHRGIYEVVLYNAKIQMKGSFISADFLDAQSKPGDTKDFYLSYNISDLRGISSDVALLWNGTPCDVSPGTRYYNIFKSGFYAPVKLTVNKDRYEFSADFLLKGSESIEFVPLGRKTDVITKSGWNNPGFFGAFLPASRSISGDGFTAEWKVNHFNRDYPQVWNQGYDVSSSAFGVRLLMPVDEYQKTMRTSKYGMMIILLTFVSFFMIEIFGKKSIHPIQYLLVGLSLVIFYALLLSISEYLLFQYSYLIASLMIIALDSLYIKSVYSNARWGALIGGILAVFYGFMYVILQLQDYALLLGNVALFLVLAIIMYLTRKLNWYEVFKSDSSVKK
- a CDS encoding membrane hypothetical protein (Evidence 5 : Unknown function), translated to MKGKSNIQFIFLILIVALYLFHALNLSFTQDDSYISYRYVQNFLDGKGLVFNPGEYVEGYTNFLLIIILIFFGKLGINYIIASKAIGLVSGTGILILSFLWGKKYSRGGISEIIPSAVPLLLASNAAFAYWSMSGMETTLFALLIFLGLYLASENSLLYVPVLALGALTRPDGAVVFGSIILYKIISRNSSLRAASRDIALFVLLLLPQFIFRIFYYHDLLPNTFYAKTGWSLAYIGRGLEYIWLSLRHYGLFGLLFIVPILAWRIMDRKLRLVFFVSLLFALYIIWVGGDVFHEHRFFVSMIPAYYLVFVIGTSLLSGKLFQSNRTWRIAMVSLFLTVFLILTVILPFDEMRSSREAMKSLVGKMGNWATVLNHSLPGHYTIACATIGALGYYGHGDLIDMVGLTDRTIAKEPQPPVPGIASDWREKNYNIPYLMRRKPDFILFSTGIKPTAPAEKALFLSSVFRRDYYPVFYEGQKSMAIYKRLSDSTGADRYFADPHFVDLFIDALNAFGTHNYDAAYELAGRSVQSGPEDFYLPVVLMGEVRMAQGRFDEGVPLLQRADSIAGGRAIIADAVLEKYFADKGNRSAASAYRKNIESYNHLD